A window from Symbiopectobacterium purcellii encodes these proteins:
- the ulaC gene encoding PTS ascorbate transporter subunit IIA — protein MKLRDSLLENRSIRLQAEAATWQEAVKIGVDLLVAADVVEPRYYQAILDGVERFGTYFVIAPGLAMPHGRPEEGVKKTGFALVTLKTPLPFNHEDNDPVDLLITLAAEDATAHQEVGIMQIVNLFEDEANFDRLRACRTEQDVLDLIDRATLAATE, from the coding sequence ATGAAGCTGCGCGATTCTCTACTGGAAAACCGGTCAATCCGCCTGCAAGCGGAGGCCGCCACCTGGCAAGAAGCGGTCAAAATCGGTGTCGATCTGTTGGTAGCCGCTGATGTGGTCGAGCCGCGCTACTACCAGGCGATTCTCGATGGCGTAGAACGTTTTGGTACCTACTTTGTGATAGCGCCCGGGCTTGCCATGCCCCATGGCCGCCCGGAGGAAGGGGTGAAAAAAACCGGCTTCGCGCTGGTAACACTAAAAACCCCACTGCCGTTCAACCATGAAGATAACGATCCGGTAGATCTGCTGATCACGCTGGCCGCCGAAGATGCTACCGCACACCAAGAGGTGGGCATTATGCAGATCGTTAATCTGTTTGAAGATGAGGCGAATTTCGATCGCCTGCGCGCCTGCCGCACCGAGCAGGATGTTTTAGATCTGATTGATCGCGCCACGCTGGCTGCGACGGAATAA
- a CDS encoding 3-keto-L-gulonate-6-phosphate decarboxylase UlaD, with protein MPQLPMLQVALDNQTLSDAYNTTRLIAEEVDIIEVGTILCVGEGVRAVRDLKALYPHKIVLADAKIADAGKILSRMCFEANADWVTVICCADINTAAGALAVAREFDGDVQIELTGFWTWEQAEAWRAAGIQQVVYHRSRDAQAAGVAWSETDISAIKRLAEMGFKVTVTGGLALDDLPLFQGIPIHVFIAGRSIRDAASTVDAAREFKRRIAQLWG; from the coding sequence ATGCCACAGTTACCGATGTTACAAGTTGCGCTGGATAACCAGACGCTGTCCGATGCCTACAACACCACACGTCTGATCGCCGAAGAGGTGGACATTATCGAAGTCGGCACCATTCTATGCGTGGGCGAAGGGGTGCGTGCCGTGCGCGATCTGAAAGCGCTCTATCCGCACAAGATCGTGCTGGCCGATGCCAAGATTGCCGACGCGGGGAAAATCCTGTCACGCATGTGTTTTGAAGCCAATGCCGACTGGGTCACGGTGATCTGCTGCGCGGACATTAACACTGCCGCCGGCGCCCTGGCGGTAGCGCGCGAATTCGACGGCGATGTACAGATCGAATTGACCGGCTTTTGGACCTGGGAGCAAGCGGAAGCCTGGCGTGCGGCTGGGATTCAGCAAGTGGTGTATCACCGCAGCCGGGATGCACAGGCCGCGGGCGTCGCCTGGAGCGAAACCGACATCAGCGCCATCAAGCGCCTGGCAGAAATGGGCTTTAAAGTCACCGTCACCGGTGGTCTGGCGCTGGACGATCTGCCGCTATTTCAGGGCATCCCGATTCACGTCTTTATCGCCGGACGCAGTATCCGCGATGCGGCAAGCACGGTCGATGCTGCCCGTGAGTTTAAACGCCGTATTGCCCAACTGTGGGGCTAA
- a CDS encoding L-ribulose-5-phosphate 3-epimerase: protein MLTKAVPLGIYEKALPPGEDWLARLQLARELGFDFVEMSLDETDERLARLDWDREQRLALVNAIAATGIRVPSMCLSAHRRFPLGSQDDAIREQGLTIMHKAIALAQDVGIRVIQLAGYDVYYQEANEITRERFRDGLQHAVEMASRAQVTLAMEIMDYPLMNSISKALGYANYLNNPWFQLYPDIGNLSAWDNDVQMELRAGQGHIVAVHVKDTRPGVFKNVPFGTGVVDFERCFTTLKESGYRGPYLIEMWSENAPDPIKEVLAARDWVKQRMERAGLPVEEAA, encoded by the coding sequence ATGCTGACAAAAGCGGTGCCGCTGGGCATCTACGAAAAAGCGTTACCTCCCGGCGAGGATTGGCTGGCACGCTTACAACTGGCGCGCGAACTGGGCTTTGATTTCGTCGAAATGTCGCTGGATGAAACCGACGAGCGCTTAGCCCGGCTGGATTGGGATCGGGAACAGCGTCTGGCGTTAGTCAATGCCATTGCGGCTACCGGTATTCGGGTGCCTTCCATGTGCCTGAGCGCGCACCGCCGCTTCCCACTGGGCTCACAGGATGACGCCATTCGCGAGCAGGGACTCACCATCATGCATAAAGCGATTGCGCTGGCGCAGGATGTGGGGATTCGCGTGATTCAGTTGGCCGGTTACGATGTCTATTATCAGGAAGCCAATGAGATAACACGTGAACGTTTTCGCGACGGCCTGCAACACGCGGTAGAAATGGCAAGCCGCGCACAGGTCACACTGGCGATGGAGATCATGGATTACCCCCTGATGAACTCCATCAGCAAAGCGCTAGGCTATGCCAACTACCTCAACAACCCGTGGTTCCAGCTCTATCCCGATATCGGTAACCTCTCGGCCTGGGATAATGATGTGCAGATGGAGTTGCGCGCAGGCCAAGGCCACATTGTCGCGGTGCACGTGAAAGATACCCGCCCCGGCGTCTTCAAAAACGTGCCCTTCGGCACTGGCGTCGTGGATTTCGAACGCTGTTTTACCACGCTGAAAGAGAGCGGCTACCGTGGTCCTTATCTGATTGAGATGTGGAGCGAGAATGCCCCCGACCCGATCAAAGAAGTGCTCGCAGCGCGCGACTGGGTGAAACAGCGCATGGAACGCGCCGGTTTGCCCGTGGAGGAAGCCGCATGA
- a CDS encoding L-ribulose-5-phosphate 4-epimerase, protein MAQLKQRVFEANMALPQHGLVTYTWGNVSAIDRERGLVVIKPSGVAYEVMRAEDMVVVDVQGNLVEGHYRPSSDTPTHLELYRRYPQMGGIVHTHSTHATAWAQAGLDIPALGTTHADYFFGDIPCTRPLTAHEVEHEYEKNTGVVIAQTLGDRNPLHTPGMIAYQHGPFCWGKDAEEAVHNAVVLEEVARMAWLACTLNPHLRALDSALQHKHFNRKHGPNAYYGQK, encoded by the coding sequence ATAGCGCAACTGAAACAACGCGTCTTTGAAGCCAATATGGCCCTGCCTCAGCACGGTCTGGTGACGTACACCTGGGGGAATGTGAGTGCTATCGACCGCGAACGCGGTCTGGTGGTTATCAAACCCAGCGGCGTCGCCTATGAAGTGATGCGGGCCGAGGATATGGTGGTGGTCGATGTACAGGGCAATCTGGTTGAAGGGCATTATCGCCCTTCCTCAGATACCCCCACACATCTGGAGCTGTATCGCCGCTATCCGCAAATGGGGGGGATTGTGCACACGCACTCCACCCACGCCACCGCCTGGGCACAGGCCGGGTTAGACATTCCTGCGCTCGGCACCACGCACGCCGACTATTTTTTTGGCGACATTCCCTGCACCCGTCCACTGACGGCGCACGAAGTGGAGCATGAGTACGAAAAAAATACCGGTGTGGTCATTGCCCAGACGTTGGGAGATCGCAATCCGCTGCACACCCCCGGCATGATTGCCTACCAGCATGGGCCGTTCTGCTGGGGCAAAGATGCGGAAGAAGCGGTACACAATGCGGTGGTGCTGGAAGAAGTGGCGCGCATGGCCTGGCTCGCTTGCACGCTGAACCCTCATCTGCGCGCGCTCGACAGCGCATTGCAGCACAAGCATTTTAATCGCAAACACGGCCCGAACGCCTACTACGGGCAAAAATAA
- the glpD gene encoding glycerol-3-phosphate dehydrogenase: METKDLIVIGGGINGAGIAADAAGRGLSVLLLEAQDLASATSSASSKLIHGGLRYLEHYEFRLVSEALSEREKLLKMAPHIIFPMRFRLPHQPHLRPAWMIRIGLFMYDNLGKRVSLPASHGLKFGKDSVLKPELTRGFEYSDCWVDDARLVVLNAQEVVKRGGEVRTRTKVTRARREGDLWIIDAVDSVTGETHTWQAKGLVNATGPWVKEFFDHGLELKSPYGIRLIKGSHIVVPRVHDEPQSYILQNKDNRIVFVIPWQDEFSIIGTTDVEYHGDPHDVKIDDKETAYLLDVYNDHFKKTLTRDDIVWTYSGVRPLCDDESDSPQAITRDYTLSVADEHGKAPLLSVFGGKLTTYRKLAEHAMEKLAKYYPHSGQAWTQNAVLPGGDLAGTRDEYAAALRRRFNLPESLARRYARTYGSHSELILTNATGIHDLGENFGHDLYEAELRYLADKEWVVSVEDAIWRRTKLGMWLNDEQKQRVADWLSAYRQSKVTAQ; this comes from the coding sequence GTGGAAACCAAAGACCTTATCGTGATCGGTGGGGGCATCAACGGCGCAGGCATTGCAGCCGATGCCGCGGGCCGTGGCTTGTCGGTGCTGCTGTTAGAAGCACAGGATCTTGCCAGCGCGACCTCCTCTGCCAGTTCAAAATTGATCCACGGCGGCCTGCGCTACCTGGAACATTACGAGTTTCGTTTGGTGAGCGAAGCGCTCTCCGAGCGTGAAAAATTGCTGAAGATGGCACCGCACATCATCTTCCCAATGCGCTTCCGTTTGCCCCATCAGCCGCACCTGCGCCCGGCCTGGATGATTCGTATCGGGTTATTTATGTATGACAATCTGGGCAAACGCGTCAGCCTGCCCGCCAGTCACGGCCTGAAATTCGGCAAGGACTCGGTGCTGAAACCCGAATTAACGCGCGGTTTCGAATATTCCGACTGCTGGGTAGACGATGCGCGTCTGGTGGTATTGAACGCGCAGGAAGTGGTGAAACGCGGCGGCGAAGTGCGCACCCGCACCAAAGTGACGCGGGCGCGTCGCGAAGGCGATCTGTGGATCATCGATGCCGTCGACAGCGTTACCGGAGAAACCCATACCTGGCAGGCGAAAGGACTGGTCAACGCCACGGGCCCTTGGGTGAAAGAGTTCTTCGATCATGGGCTGGAGCTGAAATCCCCTTATGGCATTCGTCTGATCAAAGGCAGCCACATTGTTGTGCCTCGCGTACACGACGAACCACAGTCCTACATTCTGCAAAACAAAGATAACCGCATTGTGTTTGTGATTCCGTGGCAGGATGAGTTCTCGATCATCGGCACCACCGACGTGGAATACCACGGCGATCCGCATGACGTGAAGATCGACGACAAAGAAACGGCCTACTTGCTGGATGTCTACAACGATCACTTCAAAAAGACGCTGACACGAGACGATATCGTATGGACCTATTCCGGCGTGCGCCCGCTGTGCGATGATGAGTCGGATTCTCCGCAGGCCATTACCCGTGATTACACGCTGTCGGTGGCGGACGAGCACGGTAAAGCGCCTCTGCTGTCGGTGTTTGGCGGCAAGCTGACCACCTACCGCAAGCTGGCAGAGCATGCGATGGAGAAACTGGCAAAATACTATCCGCACAGCGGTCAGGCCTGGACGCAAAACGCGGTGCTGCCCGGCGGCGATTTGGCCGGTACGCGCGACGAATACGCCGCTGCGCTGCGCCGTCGTTTCAATCTGCCGGAATCTCTGGCGCGTCGCTATGCCCGCACCTACGGTTCCCACAGCGAACTGATCCTGACGAACGCCACAGGCATTCATGACCTCGGCGAAAACTTCGGACACGACCTCTACGAAGCAGAATTGCGCTATCTGGCCGACAAAGAGTGGGTTGTCAGCGTGGAGGATGCTATCTGGCGTCGTACCAAGCTGGGCATGTGGCTGAATGATGAGCAAAAACAGCGCGTCGCTGACTGGCTGAGTGCCTATCGCCAATCCAAAGTTACCGCACAGTAA
- a CDS encoding ferredoxin-like protein has protein sequence MPNQVERPLLDLGLTRLEFLRISGKGLAGITIAPALLSLLGCRQEQIDSGVIGLTTTPKGVLVTNRARCTGCHRCETACTSFNDGSVGSYFSRVKIHRHFYYGDGGLGSGGGLYGDLNFTTDTCRQCKDPECMKACPIKAIAFNEEHGSIAVDTKRCIGCAACPWMMATVNPQTKKSGKCILCGECATACPTGALSIIEWKEITV, from the coding sequence ATGCCTAATCAGGTTGAGCGTCCTTTATTGGATCTGGGACTAACAAGACTCGAATTCCTGCGGATTTCAGGCAAAGGCCTGGCAGGGATCACTATTGCGCCAGCGCTGCTTTCACTGTTGGGGTGCCGACAGGAACAGATCGACAGCGGCGTTATCGGGCTGACGACCACCCCCAAAGGCGTGCTGGTGACAAACCGCGCCCGCTGCACCGGGTGCCATCGCTGCGAAACCGCCTGTACGTCGTTTAATGACGGCAGCGTTGGTTCCTATTTCTCACGCGTCAAAATCCATCGCCATTTCTACTACGGCGACGGTGGACTTGGCTCCGGCGGCGGCCTGTACGGCGATCTCAATTTCACCACTGACACCTGTCGGCAGTGTAAAGATCCCGAATGCATGAAAGCCTGCCCTATCAAGGCGATCGCCTTCAATGAAGAGCATGGCAGCATCGCCGTGGACACCAAGCGCTGCATCGGCTGCGCCGCCTGTCCCTGGATGATGGCGACCGTTAACCCGCAGACCAAAAAATCGGGCAAATGCATTCTGTGCGGTGAATGCGCGACGGCGTGCCCGACCGGGGCATTATCCATTATCGAATGGAAAGAGATTACCGTCTGA
- a CDS encoding aldehyde ferredoxin oxidoreductase has product MINGWTGNILRINLSTGTISKEDSSQYKKMVGGMGFGYKIMYDEVPAGTKPFDEGNKVVFAVGSLTGSGAPCSSRVNITSLSTFTRGHLVVDANMGGFFAAYMKYAGYDAIIIEGKAEKPVWINIQNDEVKIENAAFLWGKSTRATTEEICRATSEETCVAAIGPAGENLVPLSGILNSRNHSGGAGVGAVLGSKNLKAIAVWGSHGVNVANREELKALNEYMMTQLIGANNNHVVPSTPQAWAEYSDPKSRWTARKGLYWQAAEGGPIETGEIPPGNQNTVGFRTMKSTFDLGPAAEKYTVKMGGCHSCPIHCMSQLNVPQAKQFGGPTTGGNTCVANFVHTTIFPNGPKDIAEKGDGNVVGNLVGLSIFDDMGLWCNYGQLHRDFTYCHTHGVFKRVLPAEEYASIPWKLMEEGDPNFIKDIYHRLAHRIGEFSHLSDGSYFIAERWNLGPEYWNYAKNKLWSPMGFPVHHANEASAQVGTIVNCMFNRDAMTHTHINYIGSGLPLKLQKEIAAELFGSADAFDETKSYTPINRYKIDYAKWTLLRSCLHDAVTLCNWVWPMTVSPHKSRNYRGDLAMEAKFFAAVTGEDTTEASLDLAAERIFTLHRAYTVKLMNTMDMRREHDQICDWVFDKDPKLPAFSEGTDKMDRDDVQKSLTMFYSAMGWDPELGCPTRAVLERLDLKEVADDLAAHNLLPA; this is encoded by the coding sequence ATGATTAACGGTTGGACAGGTAATATATTACGTATCAACTTGAGCACCGGCACCATCAGCAAAGAGGATTCCAGCCAATATAAAAAGATGGTTGGCGGAATGGGCTTTGGCTATAAAATCATGTATGACGAGGTGCCAGCCGGAACCAAACCTTTCGATGAGGGCAATAAAGTTGTTTTCGCCGTCGGGTCGCTGACCGGCTCCGGTGCACCGTGCAGTTCGCGCGTCAATATTACCTCACTGTCGACCTTTACCCGGGGCCATCTGGTTGTTGATGCGAATATGGGGGGGTTCTTTGCCGCCTACATGAAATATGCGGGCTACGACGCCATTATTATTGAAGGCAAAGCAGAAAAACCGGTCTGGATTAATATTCAGAACGATGAAGTCAAAATTGAAAATGCCGCTTTCCTATGGGGAAAAAGCACGCGAGCCACCACCGAAGAAATTTGTCGCGCCACCAGTGAAGAAACCTGCGTCGCGGCTATCGGCCCGGCCGGGGAAAATCTGGTACCGCTCTCAGGCATTCTAAATAGCCGCAACCACAGCGGCGGTGCGGGCGTCGGGGCCGTGCTTGGTTCCAAAAATCTCAAAGCCATCGCGGTGTGGGGTAGCCACGGCGTTAACGTCGCTAACCGCGAAGAACTCAAAGCGCTCAACGAATACATGATGACGCAGCTCATCGGTGCCAACAATAACCACGTTGTCCCGAGCACGCCGCAGGCATGGGCTGAATATTCTGACCCGAAATCACGCTGGACCGCGCGCAAGGGCCTGTACTGGCAGGCGGCGGAAGGCGGCCCGATTGAAACCGGCGAAATCCCGCCGGGCAACCAGAACACCGTTGGTTTCCGCACCATGAAATCCACCTTCGATCTGGGACCCGCCGCGGAAAAATACACGGTGAAAATGGGCGGATGCCACTCCTGCCCGATCCACTGTATGTCGCAGCTTAACGTGCCGCAGGCCAAGCAGTTTGGCGGACCGACCACCGGCGGCAACACCTGTGTCGCCAACTTTGTGCACACCACCATCTTCCCCAACGGCCCCAAAGATATCGCTGAAAAAGGCGATGGCAACGTGGTCGGAAACCTGGTCGGTCTGAGTATCTTCGACGACATGGGATTGTGGTGTAACTACGGTCAATTGCACCGGGACTTCACCTACTGCCATACCCACGGCGTGTTCAAACGCGTTTTGCCCGCCGAAGAGTATGCGTCTATTCCCTGGAAACTGATGGAAGAAGGCGATCCTAACTTTATCAAGGACATCTACCATCGTCTGGCCCACCGTATCGGCGAATTCAGCCATTTGTCCGACGGCTCCTACTTCATCGCAGAGCGCTGGAATCTGGGACCAGAATATTGGAATTACGCCAAGAACAAGCTGTGGTCGCCCATGGGCTTCCCGGTGCACCATGCCAACGAAGCCTCGGCGCAGGTGGGGACGATCGTCAACTGCATGTTCAACCGTGATGCCATGACGCACACCCACATTAACTACATTGGCAGCGGCCTGCCGCTCAAGCTGCAAAAAGAGATCGCCGCTGAGCTGTTCGGCTCTGCTGACGCTTTTGACGAAACCAAAAGCTACACCCCAATCAACCGCTACAAGATTGATTACGCCAAGTGGACGCTGCTGAGAAGCTGCCTGCACGATGCCGTGACGCTGTGTAACTGGGTGTGGCCGATGACTGTATCACCGCACAAAAGCCGTAACTACCGCGGCGATCTGGCAATGGAAGCGAAATTCTTTGCTGCCGTCACCGGCGAAGATACCACCGAAGCCAGCCTCGATCTGGCGGCAGAGCGTATCTTCACGTTACACCGCGCCTACACCGTGAAGCTGATGAACACCATGGATATGCGCCGTGAGCACGATCAGATCTGTGACTGGGTGTTCGATAAGGACCCGAAACTGCCCGCGTTCAGTGAAGGCACCGACAAGATGGATCGCGACGATGTGCAGAAATCGTTGACGATGTTCTACAGCGCCATGGGTTGGGACCCTGAACTGGGCTGCCCGACGCGTGCCGTTTTGGAACGTCTTGACCTGAAAGAGGTGGCAGACGATTTGGCGGCGCACAACCTGTTGCCGGCCT